A region from the Triticum aestivum cultivar Chinese Spring chromosome 3D, IWGSC CS RefSeq v2.1, whole genome shotgun sequence genome encodes:
- the LOC123077108 gene encoding uncharacterized protein: MAAASAADEAWCRETVPRVMELVSPRLPQRDACVLLSVSPWCHRALAANPKLWEVLDLHEMKKAGERLISALSLARYRHLKVVNLEFAQDIEDRHFLRLKVTGAILLEELELLNLNACQKISDTGIGAATSLCPNLRALSIYWIVGLTDASIEHVVKNCKQIIDLNMSGCKNISDRGIQLVADNYQGLQKLDITRCIKLTDDALQKVLEKCSALESLNMYALSSFTDKAYTKIGYLANLTFLDLCGAQGSQNLTDDGLRSISRCGSLTYLNLSWCVRVTDVGVVAIAQGCRSLELLSLFGILGVTDACLEALSKSCSNSLTTLDVNGCTGIKIWFSYSSFLQMNCLIDEYPCSTEEEPGRADPTVPTIELLQGAQLETTAQHTGGAGGWTIELVAGADRPMGWAIALHGGAGDIPRTLPPERREPRLATLRRCLDLGAAALRAGRSALDVVELVVRELEDCPHFNAGKGSVLTTDGTVEMEASVMDGTGMRCGAVSGLSTVANPISLARLVMDKTPHIYLAFEGAEAFARDQGVEIRDQSHFITEENIERLKNAKEANRVQIDYTQYNYTQPIVAPNGDDNSRTGTVGCVAVDASGGLASATSTGGLVNKMAGRIGDTPVIGAGTYANALCAVSTTGKGEDIIRHTVARDVVAVMEHRGLPLEEAAARVVAGVPRGSVGLVAVSTAGEVTMAYNTTGMFRACATEDGHSEVAIWPA; encoded by the exons atggcggcggcgtcggcggccgaCGAGGCGTGGTGCCGGGAGACCGTTCCCCGGGTGATGGAGCTGGTGAGCCCGCGCCTCCCCCAGCGCGACGCCTGCGTCCTGCTCTCCGTCAGCCCCTGGTGCCACCGCGCCCTCGCCGCCAACCCCAAGCTCTGGGAG GTACTCGACCTGCATGAGATGAAGAAAGCCGGCGAGCGGCTCATTTCAGCGCTTTCGCTg GCAAGGTACCGTCATCTCAAAGTCGTGAACCTTGAATTCGCTCAAGATATCGAGGACCGGCATTTTCTCCGTCTGAAAGTAACG GGTGCTATCTTACTAGAAGAGTTGGAGCTCCTGAACCTGAATGCATGTCAGAAGATCTCTGATACAGGGATTGGAGCTGCTACCAGTCTTTGTCCTAATCTTCGGGCCCTGTCGATCTATTGGATTGTTGG ATTGACAGACGCAAGCATTGAACACGTTGTGAAGAACTGCAAGCAGATAATCGACTTGAATATGAGTGGCTGTAAG AATATCTCAGATAGAGGAATACAGCTAGTTGCCGATAATTATCAAGGACTACAGAAGTTGGACATAACCAG GTGCATTAAGTTGACTGATGATGCATTGCAAAAAGTTCTTGAGAAATGCTCTGCTCTTGAAAGCTTGAACATGTATGCCCTTTCAAG TTTTACCGACAAGGCTTATACAAAAATTGGATATTTAGCCAACCTCACATTTCTAGACCTATGTGGGGCCCAG GGTTCCCAGAACCTAACTGACGACGGTCTTAGAAGTATATCAAGATGCGGAAGTTTGACATATCTAAATTTATCTTG GTGCGTACGTGTTACTGATGTTGGGGTGGTAGCTATCGCACAAGGTTGTCGATCCCTTGAACTACTAAG TTTATTTGGAATACTTGGAGTAACTGATGCCTGCCTGGAGGCTTTGTCAAAATCTTGCTCAAATAGTCTCACGACTCTGGATGTAAATGGCTGTACTGGAATTAAG ATCTGGTTTTCCTACT CATCATTTCTGCAAATGAATTGTTTGATTGACGAGTACCCTTGTTCAACAGAGGAGGAGCCGGGACGAGCTGATCCAACTGTTCCCACGATTGAGTTGCTTCAAGGTGCACAGCTAGAAACAACGGCTCAG CATACAGGTGGGGCAGGTGGCTGGACGATCGAGCTGGTAGCAGGAGCTGATCGACCAATGGGGTGGGCGATAGCGCTGCACGGCGGCGCCGGGGACATCCCGCGCACGCTGCCGCCGGAGCGCAGGGAGCCCCGCCTCGCCACGCTCCGCCGCTGCCTCGACCTCGGCGCCGCCGCGCTCCGGGCCGGCCGCTCCGCCCTCGACGTCGTCGAGCTCGTC GTGAGGGAGCTGGAGGACTGCCCGCACTTCAACGCCGGCAAGGGGTCGGTGCTGACGACCGACGGCACGGTGGAGATGGAGGCCTCCGTCATGGACGGCACCGGCATGCGCTGCGGCGCCGTCTCCGGCCTCTCCACCGTCGCCAACCCCATCTCGCTCGCCAGGCTCGTCATGGACAAGACGCCCCACATCTACCTCGCCTTCGAGGGCGCCGAGGCCTTCGCCAGGGACCAG GGTGTGGAGATTAGGGATCAAAGCCATTTCATAACAGAGGAAAACATTGAGAGGCTCAAAAACGCCAAAGAGGCCAACAGGGTGCAG ATCGACTACACCCAGTACAACTACACCCAGCCAATCGTAGCTCCCAACGGCGACGACAACAGCCGGACCGGCACGGTGGGCTGCGTGGCCGTCGACGCCTCGGGCGGCCTGGCCTCGGCGACCTCCACGGGCGGGCTGGTGAACAAGATGGCCGGCAGGATCGGCGACACCCCGGTCATCGGCGCCGGCACCTACGCCAACGCCCTCTGCGCCGTGTCCACCACGGGCAAGGGCGAGGACATCATCCGGCACACCGTGGCGCGCGACGTGGTGGCGGTGATGGAGCACCGGGGCCTCCCGCTGGAGGAGGCCGCCGCACGCGTCGTGGCCGGCGTGCCCCGGGGCTCCGTGGGGCTGGTGGCCGTGTCGACCGCCGGGGAGGTGACCATGGCGTACAACACGACGGGGATGTTCAGGGCGTGCGCCACCGAGGATGGGCACTCCGAGGTTGCCATATGGCCTGCCTGA